In Halolamina litorea, the genomic window CCGAAGCGCTGTTGGAGCAGTACGCACGGACGCTACAGGAACACCTCGTCGAGCAAGGTCGCTGGGAGCAGGTCCGCATCGCGTATCAGGAGTAAACGCGCTGTACTGCGGGGCGGCTTAGCTGTTGGCCATCTCGGCGTCGTCGAGCGGGAAGTCGACGTCGACCTCCTCGCGGCTCTCCTCGACCATCGTGAGTTCGAGAGTCTGTCCGCAGTCGGGACACGGGACGACGACGTCGATGCGGAACCCCTCACCCGAACCGTGGATATCGGTAATGGCGCCGTCGCTTCGCGTGAGGTACTCCCCGTCGAGTTCGTGGCTACAAGCCATACTCGGATTTGTGTCCCCAACGGTTTCAGTACGTTGGCCCTACAGTCCCCGGCCCCGACTCCTTTTTTACCTCCCGGCGGCGAAGGGTGGTCATGAGCGATTTCGGCCTCGACCTCGCCCGCGCCGAAGAGGAACTCGACGACCCGGACGCCGACGAGGTCGTCCTCGGCGTACTCGACGGTGAGACCGACCCGCAGGAGTGGATCGACGCCGTCCGATCGGGGAACGTGCTGATGCTCGCCGTCGAGGGCGACATGAACACCCTCGCTTCGGGGTTCGCCCGGGAAGTCCGTGCCGACGGCGGTTCGCTGACGCACTTCCGGGGGTTCCTGGTAGTGACGCCGGCGGGCGTCACCATCGACACCGACCGACTGTGAGCGACGGCGGCGACGTCGCCCGCTCGTCCCAGCCTGAAGCCGACGCGGCGAACCGTCGGCGTGCGGTGCTCGCCACGCTCCCGTTTCTCGCGTTGGGACTGGCGGTCGCCGCGCTGGCGGTCGTCGTCGCCCCCCAGCCCCTGTGGGCGTTCCTGTTGCTCCCGCCGATCCTGTTCATGTGCGTGCTGACCTACCTCACGTTCCGGAGCGACTTCCTCGAGGGCCGGTAGCCCGCGGAGTTTTGCCCCGTCCGCCCCTACGTCGAGCCATGCCGGTTTACACCCGCCGTACCCGTGTCGACGCCCCGCTCGCGGACGTGTGGTCGTTCCACTCGCGGGTGGAGGGACTGGAGGCACTCACGCCCGGGTTCATGAACCTCGAAGTCGAGGCGATCCGGGGTCCGGACGGCGAGGCCGACCCCGACGTGTTGATGCAGGGCAGCGAGATCGACATGTCGATGCGCCCGTTCGGGGTCGGCCCGCGCCAGCGCTGGACGTCCGTGATCACCGACCGCGAGGAGGGAAACGGCGTAGCGTGGTTCCGTGACGAGATGCGCGGCGGGCCGTTCCCGCGCTGGGTGCACACCCACCGCTTCCGGACCGACGGCGAGGCCACCATCGTCGAGGACCGACTGGAGTACGAACTCCCACTCGGGCCGCTCGGACGGCTGTTCGGGCCGGCCGGCGTCGTCGGCTTCGCGCCGATGTTCCGGTCGCGCCACAATCGAACGCGCGAGATCCTGGAGAAGTAGACTGGGTCGGGCCGCGGTCCTCGTTGCGTCTCAGACCGCCGCCGGGAGCAGCGCCGTGAGGAACACGATGACGAGCCAGCCGGCGGCGTTCCACCACGGGACGCCGTACGGCCGTGGCCCGGGGATCCGTTCCGAGTAGGCCCACGCGCCGTCCTCGACAGCACCCGGCTCCACCAGCGCGTCCGCCAGCGTCGCCAGCACCGCGGCGGTCGCCGCAACCGGGACGGCGCCGTCGACGCCGAGCGAGGCCACCCGGACGGCGAGGTACACCACGGCGGGCCACGCCAAGAGGATCGAGACCGGGACGCCCGCGACCGTCGGCCGGAGGTAGTGGGTGAACAGGCCCGCCCGGATCGACGGCGCCTCCGCGGCGAACGCGATGATGACGCCGCCGAGGAACAGCGCGGCCGCCTCCGGGAGCGGCCACGTGAGCAGCGCGTGACCGAGCGTGAGGGCGAACAGGCCGATGTGGCCGGCGACGTAGCGGCGGGCCGTCGCCGGATCGATGGGACGGTCGTCACCCGGGCCGCCGTCGGGTGCGTCGCCACCCGCCGATGTGCGATCAGTCATGGCCGCGTGCGACCGCGGTGAGGTAGATGCCGAGCAGGACGACGGCGCCGCCGGCCACCGTCGTCGGCGTCGGGATCTCCCCGGGGAGCAACAGCAGCGCCAGCACGGTGCTGCCGACCGGTTCACCCAGCAGGCTAACCGAGACGACGCCCGACTCGACGTGGGCGAGCGCCCAGTTGATCACGGTGTGGCCGAAGATACCCGGGCCGATGGCCATGCCGAGGAACAGCAGCCACTCCCGGCGCGGGTAGTCCACGAGCGGGGCGTTCTGGGCCACGGCGATGGCCAGCAGCGCGCCCGCACACGCGAGGTAGACCACGACGACGTAGGGAACCAGCGAGACGCGTTGTCGTAGCGAGCGGCCGGCGAGGACGTACGCCGCGGAGGTGACGGCGCCGACGACCGCGAGGGCGTTCCCGAACGCTCCCGTGTTCGTCAGCCCCGCGGCGTCGCCGATGCCCACCGAAGCCAGCAGCGGGTCGCCGAGCGACATGGCGACGGCGCCGAACAGCGCGATGAAGATCCCCACCAGCATCCGGCGGGTGAGTCGCTCGTCGAGCAGCGCCCACGCGCCGACGGCGACGAACAGCGGCTGAGTCTGGACCAGCGTGACGCTGGCGGCGACGGAGGTGTAGTTCAGACTCTCGAACCACGAGACGAAGTGCAGGGCGAGCGCGAGCCCGGTCAGTCCGGCGAGCCCCACGTCCCGGAGCTCCATCCGGCCGAACTCCCCGCGGTAGCGCCCCAGCGCCCACGGTACCAACAGGGCGGTCGTGAACAGCACCCGGTAGAACGCCTTGATGACGCTCGGGGCGTCCGACCAGCGGACCAGGATGGCGCTGGTGCTGACGGCGATCACCGCGACGGCCAGTCCGGCCATCGGCGGCACGCGCTCCTCGACGGCGGCGATAGACACGCGAGAGGTTCCTCTTCCCGGGCTCATACCGGTTTCGAAGCGGGCGACCTAGACGCATGACCTCGTTGGCAGAGCTGAAGCCTTATCGCGGGTTCTCCTGTGGATTAGGCCACCGCTCGGACCCACGCTCGGAAGCCGAGCACTGCATTCCGACCGGTGGGGCCCACAACCTCGCCGGCGACTCTCGACCGCGGAGCGACCGCTCGGTCGACCCGCGACCGTGCGATACACGTCGCCGTCGTCGATCGAAGAGACAACCCTTAAGTCCAAACCACCACCTACGTTGGAGTGCCCGCCCTTAGCTCAGACTGGTAGAGCAGCCGACTGTAGATCGGCTTGCCCCCCGTTCAAATCGGGGAGGGCGGACTTCTCCCGAAGCCGCTTCCGTTCGACCGGAAGGTGTGTCGCCGATTCTGCCGTCGTTCCCAGCCGCTTAGCGCCGTTCGACGCGCATCGGCATCCCGTTTCTCGGGTGTGCCGTCAGGGTCGGGAGCAGTTCGAGCGGCGTCTCACCCTCGAACTCGAGGCGATAGCGGCTTGCCGTCGTCGCGATGATCGATCGGGCCTCCAGCATGGCGAGGTGTTTCCCGATGCAGTGGCGCGGGCCGCCGCCGAAGGGGAAGTACGCGAAGCGGGGGCGCTCCCGGACCCGTTCGGGGCGCCAGCGCTCCGGGTCGAACGTCTCCGGGTCGTCCCAGTACCGGTCCGAGCGGTGGACCGCCCACTGTGGCAGCATGATCGACGCGGTGTCGGGGACGGTGTAGCCCCCGACCTCGACCGGCTCGGTCGGCTGTCGGAAGATGGTGTACACCGGCGGGTAGAGCCGCATCGCCTCCTTGATCACCCACTCGGTGTACTCCAGGTCCCGGATGTCGTCGACGGTCGGTCGGGTACCGTCGATGACGGCGTCGACCTCCTCGTGGAGTCGGCGTTCGACCTCGGGGTGTTGAGACAGCAGGTACCACG contains:
- a CDS encoding SRPBCC family protein; translation: MPVYTRRTRVDAPLADVWSFHSRVEGLEALTPGFMNLEVEAIRGPDGEADPDVLMQGSEIDMSMRPFGVGPRQRWTSVITDREEGNGVAWFRDEMRGGPFPRWVHTHRFRTDGEATIVEDRLEYELPLGPLGRLFGPAGVVGFAPMFRSRHNRTREILEK
- a CDS encoding carotenoid biosynthesis protein; protein product: MTDRTSAGGDAPDGGPGDDRPIDPATARRYVAGHIGLFALTLGHALLTWPLPEAAALFLGGVIIAFAAEAPSIRAGLFTHYLRPTVAGVPVSILLAWPAVVYLAVRVASLGVDGAVPVAATAAVLATLADALVEPGAVEDGAWAYSERIPGPRPYGVPWWNAAGWLVIVFLTALLPAAV
- a CDS encoding DUF5779 family protein → MSDFGLDLARAEEELDDPDADEVVLGVLDGETDPQEWIDAVRSGNVLMLAVEGDMNTLASGFAREVRADGGSLTHFRGFLVVTPAGVTIDTDRL
- a CDS encoding DMT family transporter, coding for MAGLAVAVIAVSTSAILVRWSDAPSVIKAFYRVLFTTALLVPWALGRYRGEFGRMELRDVGLAGLTGLALALHFVSWFESLNYTSVAASVTLVQTQPLFVAVGAWALLDERLTRRMLVGIFIALFGAVAMSLGDPLLASVGIGDAAGLTNTGAFGNALAVVGAVTSAAYVLAGRSLRQRVSLVPYVVVVYLACAGALLAIAVAQNAPLVDYPRREWLLFLGMAIGPGIFGHTVINWALAHVESGVVSVSLLGEPVGSTVLALLLLPGEIPTPTTVAGGAVVLLGIYLTAVARGHD